From one Excalfactoria chinensis isolate bCotChi1 chromosome 9, bCotChi1.hap2, whole genome shotgun sequence genomic stretch:
- the UTS2B gene encoding urotensin-2B isoform X1, whose product MLLGGGYVEKMRSVQLSLGVLAILTMTVYVPSTHGVPFFLLGKLEYRLDDTDNRVLPEREDTNHKDTLLPLLNKKFAWRTPGNFDWELAKKFDDFEQLLKFKDQLSAEEGSEVADALESLSASQPKKRACFWKYCI is encoded by the exons ATGCTTTTGGGTGGTGGGTACGTGGAAAAGATGCGGTCTGTCCAGCTGTCCCTCGGAGTGCTAGCCATCTTGACCATGACTGTGTATGTCCCATCTACACATGGAGTGCCTTTTTTCCTACTAGGTAAGCTGGAATACAGGCTAGATGACACAG ATAACCGAGTGCTTCCGGAGAGAGAAGACACAAATCACAAGGACACATTGCTTCCTCTGCTTAATAAGAAGTTTGCATGGAGGACACCAGGAAATTTTG actGGGAGCTGGCAAAGAAATTTGACGACTTTGAACAG CTGTTGAAGTTTAAGGATCAGCTCTCAGCTGAGGAAGGGTCAGAGGTGGCTGATGCCTTGGAAAGTCTCTCAGCATCACAGCCCAAAAAACGTG CCTGCTTTTGGAAATACTGCATCTGA
- the UTS2B gene encoding urotensin-2B isoform X2, translated as MLLGGGYVEKMRSVQLSLGVLAILTMTVYVPSTHGVPFFLLDNRVLPEREDTNHKDTLLPLLNKKFAWRTPGNFDWELAKKFDDFEQLLKFKDQLSAEEGSEVADALESLSASQPKKRACFWKYCI; from the exons ATGCTTTTGGGTGGTGGGTACGTGGAAAAGATGCGGTCTGTCCAGCTGTCCCTCGGAGTGCTAGCCATCTTGACCATGACTGTGTATGTCCCATCTACACATGGAGTGCCTTTTTTCCTACTAG ATAACCGAGTGCTTCCGGAGAGAGAAGACACAAATCACAAGGACACATTGCTTCCTCTGCTTAATAAGAAGTTTGCATGGAGGACACCAGGAAATTTTG actGGGAGCTGGCAAAGAAATTTGACGACTTTGAACAG CTGTTGAAGTTTAAGGATCAGCTCTCAGCTGAGGAAGGGTCAGAGGTGGCTGATGCCTTGGAAAGTCTCTCAGCATCACAGCCCAAAAAACGTG CCTGCTTTTGGAAATACTGCATCTGA